One window from the genome of Fervidobacterium thailandense encodes:
- a CDS encoding PIG-L deacetylase family protein, protein MKKRVLFIGAHPDDIEIWAGGTIFKMKESGQFEIVHIVLTDGAASLTGTREERKREQDFALEILKPDFHEYLGFPDTSLAFKNDLPIILANIVRKYRPHLIFTHNPLDKHPDHSAIGSAIQKALFLASTKSETLEGEPHLCNNLIFFVSDPLQIPKHLYFVDISEYVAKKEELIKVFKTQLAVLLPMLQVNYLYGELLGLRAAEAFEIVKLVDGVF, encoded by the coding sequence ATGAAAAAGCGAGTTCTCTTCATCGGTGCGCATCCGGACGACATTGAAATCTGGGCCGGAGGAACGATATTTAAGATGAAGGAATCTGGGCAATTTGAGATCGTCCATATTGTCCTGACCGATGGTGCAGCCAGTTTGACGGGTACACGAGAGGAGCGAAAGAGAGAGCAAGATTTTGCTTTGGAGATTCTTAAACCAGATTTCCACGAGTACCTCGGCTTTCCCGATACCTCTCTGGCATTCAAGAATGACCTTCCGATAATTTTAGCTAACATCGTCAGAAAATACCGCCCGCATTTAATATTCACCCACAATCCCTTGGACAAGCACCCTGACCACTCGGCTATCGGCTCAGCTATCCAAAAAGCGTTGTTTCTTGCTTCCACTAAGTCCGAAACTCTTGAAGGTGAACCTCATCTCTGCAACAATCTTATATTCTTCGTCTCAGATCCACTGCAAATTCCCAAGCATTTATACTTTGTCGACATTTCAGAATACGTTGCTAAAAAGGAAGAACTGATTAAGGTATTCAAAACCCAACTTGCCGTATTACTACCCATGCTTCAAGTGAACTACCTGTACGGAGAACTCCTTGGTCTAAGAGCTGCGGAAGCGTTTGAAATTGTCAAATTAGTGGACGGAGTATTTTAG
- a CDS encoding Fur family transcriptional regulator, translating to MKASELLKQKGVKPTVHRVEIMEYLMNTKTHPTADEIYEHFKKEERLSVLSRATVYNTLRVLAQAGLVKVIITPDAIRYDFAQEGHHHFYCHKCQKVYDVMLDVELPQISKVKGHEIQHVQLTLVGICENCLKESHGK from the coding sequence GTGAAGGCAAGCGAACTGTTGAAGCAAAAAGGTGTTAAACCTACCGTGCACAGAGTTGAGATTATGGAGTATCTGATGAATACAAAGACGCATCCAACAGCTGACGAGATATACGAACATTTCAAGAAAGAAGAAAGGCTATCCGTACTGTCGAGAGCTACCGTCTACAACACTCTCAGAGTTCTGGCTCAGGCTGGGCTTGTTAAGGTCATCATCACACCGGACGCGATTCGGTACGATTTTGCCCAGGAAGGTCATCACCATTTTTATTGTCACAAATGTCAAAAGGTCTACGACGTAATGCTCGATGTTGAGCTTCCACAGATTTCTAAGGTCAAAGGTCATGAAATCCAGCATGTTCAACTAACGCTCGTTGGAATCTGTGAAAACTGCTTGAAAGAGTCGCATGGGAAGTAA
- a CDS encoding DUF2089 domain-containing protein, producing the protein MMLPRCPICGKPMVVKELKCEEHDVIVRGTFEVPPYVFLDEEDTKFVLMFLRARGNLKEIERLTGIGYFALRGKLERLLEKMGLTPIDTDEESTEADVFRLLKEKKITVEEAIALLKKRRGGEEDGRVAK; encoded by the coding sequence ATGATGCTACCAAGATGCCCGATTTGTGGGAAGCCCATGGTGGTGAAAGAATTAAAATGCGAAGAACACGATGTGATCGTTCGCGGCACATTCGAAGTGCCACCGTATGTTTTTCTTGACGAAGAAGATACAAAATTTGTCTTGATGTTCTTGAGAGCACGCGGGAATTTGAAGGAAATTGAACGGCTGACGGGTATTGGCTACTTTGCGCTACGTGGGAAATTGGAGCGGTTGTTGGAGAAGATGGGGTTGACACCGATAGACACCGATGAGGAAAGTACTGAAGCAGACGTGTTCCGGTTACTCAAGGAGAAGAAAATCACCGTTGAAGAAGCGATAGCGCTTCTAAAAAAGCGCCGAGGGGGGGAAGAAGATGGGCGAGTTGCCAAGTGA
- the guaB gene encoding IMP dehydrogenase → MFEEFQFQEALTFDDVLLVPQYSEVLPAETDVTTRLTRQISLKIPLVSAAMDTVTESELAKALAREGGIGIIHKNLSIEEQAHQVEIVKRTENGVIENPVVIHPDDTIFNAMRLMAEYKIGGFPVVDDSGKLVGLLTNRDIRFEKDVHRKVKELMTPREKLVVAHPGISLEKAKEILHEHRIEKLPIVDENNKLIGLITIKDVLSVIEHPNAARDSKGRLIVGAAVGTGPDTMDRVDALVKAGVDVIVVDTAHGHSKRVIETVKAIKRKYPDLPVIAGNVATGEATEELIKAGADAVKVGIGPGSICTTRIVAGIGVPQLTAILECARVAKKYDIPIIADGGIRYSGDIVKALAAGAETVMIGSIFAGTEESPGETVLYQGRKYKVYRGMGSIGAMKAGSADRYFQNENQKFVPEGVEGMVPYKGHVKDVVYQLVGGLRAGMGYVGARNIRELQARAKFIRVTAASVRESHPHDVIITKEPPNYWTSQS, encoded by the coding sequence ATGTTTGAAGAGTTCCAGTTTCAGGAAGCGCTTACCTTTGACGATGTTTTGCTCGTTCCTCAGTACAGCGAGGTCCTACCTGCTGAAACGGATGTGACCACCCGTCTGACAAGGCAGATCTCGTTGAAGATTCCCCTCGTCAGTGCAGCTATGGATACGGTTACGGAAAGTGAACTTGCAAAAGCTCTGGCCAGAGAAGGTGGAATAGGTATCATCCACAAGAATCTTTCTATTGAAGAACAAGCACACCAGGTGGAGATCGTAAAGAGAACGGAGAACGGTGTCATCGAAAATCCTGTTGTAATCCATCCTGATGACACTATATTCAACGCTATGAGACTGATGGCCGAGTACAAAATCGGAGGTTTTCCTGTAGTTGACGATAGCGGAAAACTTGTCGGGTTGCTGACAAACAGGGACATCAGATTCGAAAAGGACGTACACCGGAAGGTCAAAGAACTGATGACACCGAGAGAGAAGCTTGTTGTCGCTCATCCTGGAATCTCCCTCGAGAAGGCCAAAGAAATCCTCCACGAACACCGCATTGAGAAACTCCCGATTGTGGATGAGAATAATAAACTTATCGGGTTGATAACTATCAAAGACGTGCTCAGTGTTATCGAACATCCGAACGCGGCAAGGGATTCGAAAGGACGTCTGATCGTTGGTGCGGCCGTGGGAACTGGACCAGATACGATGGACAGGGTTGACGCCCTTGTGAAAGCTGGTGTGGACGTGATCGTCGTGGATACCGCACATGGGCATTCCAAGAGGGTTATTGAGACTGTAAAAGCGATAAAGCGCAAATACCCGGATCTGCCGGTTATCGCCGGTAACGTTGCAACGGGCGAGGCAACCGAGGAATTGATAAAAGCGGGTGCTGATGCTGTTAAAGTGGGAATTGGGCCTGGATCGATATGTACAACCAGAATAGTCGCTGGCATAGGCGTGCCTCAGCTCACGGCAATCTTGGAATGTGCAAGGGTGGCAAAGAAGTACGACATTCCTATAATAGCTGACGGTGGTATACGCTATTCGGGAGATATAGTAAAGGCGCTGGCTGCGGGCGCTGAGACCGTCATGATCGGAAGTATCTTCGCGGGAACGGAGGAATCACCAGGAGAGACGGTACTTTACCAAGGTAGAAAGTACAAAGTCTATCGAGGGATGGGCTCGATCGGGGCAATGAAAGCCGGAAGTGCCGATAGATACTTCCAAAATGAAAATCAAAAATTCGTACCCGAAGGTGTTGAAGGAATGGTGCCGTACAAGGGGCATGTAAAGGATGTTGTTTACCAACTTGTTGGAGGCCTAAGGGCAGGAATGGGTTACGTGGGAGCGAGAAACATAAGAGAATTGCAAGCAAGGGCGAAATTTATAAGGGTAACGGCTGCCTCGGTACGCGAAAGTCACCCACATGACGTGATCATTACAAAGGAACCACCAAACTATTGGACAAGCCAGAGCTAA
- the aglB gene encoding cyclomaltodextrinase, with amino-acid sequence MDYPIPSWVYESVVYQIFPDRFAIGRGKSVHDKEKLYTTYGGTVSEWGIRPVRTGDSRQSKVFYGGDLWGIAEKIDYIQDLGANCLYLTPIFTSPSNHKYDAIDYFSVDPQFGGNRALIKLIKVLKNHSMHLILDGVFNHMSNLSPLFRKAQQGSEFREFFSFYETHHRGWWGVQSLPELNLEEVNVRKFISSVLTHYLKLGIDGWRLDCGQDLGPVNNAFVASVVKNFSVEKYVVSELWTYPSGWDMVDGTMNYHFRELVISYLKSETTHAGWLLEKMYKNTPKIFGCWNMLDSHDTERLATTLPDKDLRKLAIVLQFTYPGVPVIFYGTEIGLEGGPDPECRAPMIWDESKWDNELREFYKQLIKIRRGEIALKVGEFVLLNDHPIVFLRKSQNVQDTILVAVNPDDEKSLVIQIRDHRILDRTEFVDLFTNEVFKVTSGTIKISIPAKSFRIMKLRNETPKMYDQYKRIV; translated from the coding sequence ATGGACTATCCTATCCCTTCGTGGGTTTACGAATCCGTAGTCTATCAAATCTTCCCGGACAGGTTCGCCATCGGCCGTGGAAAATCTGTACACGATAAAGAAAAGCTTTACACAACATACGGAGGTACCGTCAGTGAGTGGGGTATAAGGCCAGTACGCACAGGTGATTCCAGACAAAGCAAAGTTTTTTACGGAGGGGACCTTTGGGGTATCGCGGAAAAAATTGACTACATTCAGGATCTCGGTGCTAACTGCCTTTACCTAACACCTATTTTCACCTCACCCTCGAACCACAAGTATGATGCAATCGATTACTTTTCAGTTGACCCGCAGTTTGGTGGGAATCGTGCGCTAATCAAATTGATAAAGGTACTAAAAAACCATTCGATGCATCTAATACTTGATGGTGTCTTCAACCACATGAGTAACCTAAGTCCTCTTTTTAGAAAAGCACAACAGGGAAGCGAATTCAGGGAGTTTTTTAGTTTTTATGAAACACACCATCGAGGTTGGTGGGGGGTCCAATCGCTACCGGAGTTGAATCTTGAGGAAGTTAACGTTCGAAAGTTCATCAGTTCTGTCTTAACTCACTACTTGAAACTTGGAATTGATGGCTGGAGATTGGACTGTGGTCAAGACCTTGGCCCTGTGAACAACGCTTTCGTTGCGTCGGTTGTAAAAAACTTCTCCGTTGAAAAGTACGTCGTAAGCGAGTTGTGGACTTATCCTTCAGGGTGGGATATGGTTGATGGAACGATGAACTACCACTTCAGAGAACTGGTAATTTCGTACCTCAAAAGTGAAACCACCCACGCCGGTTGGTTATTGGAAAAGATGTACAAGAATACGCCCAAAATATTCGGATGCTGGAATATGCTCGATAGCCACGATACCGAACGTCTTGCAACCACGCTTCCAGACAAAGACTTACGGAAATTAGCAATAGTTTTACAGTTCACTTATCCAGGTGTACCTGTGATTTTTTACGGCACCGAGATAGGCCTTGAAGGCGGTCCGGATCCGGAATGTAGGGCTCCGATGATTTGGGATGAAAGCAAGTGGGATAATGAACTGAGAGAGTTCTACAAACAGCTCATCAAAATACGAAGAGGAGAGATAGCTCTGAAGGTCGGGGAGTTTGTTCTTTTGAACGATCATCCAATAGTTTTCCTCAGGAAGTCTCAAAACGTACAAGACACCATACTGGTTGCCGTGAACCCAGACGATGAGAAAAGTTTAGTCATTCAAATACGGGACCACAGGATTCTCGATCGCACCGAGTTTGTAGACCTTTTTACAAACGAGGTTTTTAAAGTTACCAGCGGAACAATCAAAATTTCCATCCCAGCAAAGTCCTTTAGAATTATGAAGTTAAGAAACGAAACCCCGAAGATGTACGACCAGTACAAACGTATCGTTTAA
- a CDS encoding ATP-binding protein produces the protein MKDLPLGVNDYKDLIKGNFIYVDKTKYIYELVKREKGIYFLSRPRRFGKSLLLSTLRCLFTGEKELFKDTWIYDKWDWQEYPVVYISLASGLFKTQSDLEEKMNNVLKFNAIQYDLDLSGNNIVSRFENLLMSLYGKTKKSIVVLIDEYEKPVLDNITNPEKAKEMREILRGFYSVLKDYTGIIRFLLITGLTKFTKMGVFSALNNLEDISFDEKYAQMLGYTHEEVIQYFDEYIQKYLQLTGLNKEDFLEMFREYYDGYSFDGIWYDEEGKDRRVYNPFAVLLFFSKMRFAPYWSESGAPSFVYEYLKKHGISKQELLEDKFSQSDFSAFEIEDNPPSMFLAQAGYLSLKLITDRTDPEPIYELYIPNTDVRKGLEKFILSIQNNIELTEVMRSSNELFKAIKYKDIEKMIGVLNTIYAKVSSRARKQIEKSGKEDKLTHLEAFYQSIMVSLFESTGVSVVSEEESAGGRADVVVKLNGLVYIIELKVDKSAKEALQQIKERGYYEPYKGKEVYLIGINVSSETGLICDWIYEKF, from the coding sequence ATGAAGGATCTACCATTAGGAGTAAATGATTACAAGGACTTAATAAAGGGCAATTTTATTTATGTTGATAAAACGAAATACATATACGAGTTGGTAAAGAGAGAAAAAGGGATATATTTTCTTTCCAGACCCAGGCGATTTGGGAAGAGTTTGTTGTTGAGTACGTTGCGGTGTTTGTTTACTGGAGAGAAAGAGTTATTCAAAGACACGTGGATATACGACAAATGGGATTGGCAAGAGTATCCTGTTGTATATATCAGTCTTGCTTCTGGCTTATTTAAAACTCAAAGCGATTTAGAAGAAAAGATGAACAACGTTTTGAAATTTAATGCGATTCAATACGATTTGGATTTATCGGGGAACAATATAGTATCAAGATTTGAAAATCTCTTGATGAGTTTGTATGGTAAAACGAAAAAGTCGATAGTTGTACTGATAGATGAATACGAAAAACCAGTATTGGATAACATAACCAATCCAGAAAAAGCGAAAGAGATGAGAGAGATACTTCGGGGATTTTACAGTGTGCTGAAAGATTATACCGGAATAATTAGATTTTTGCTCATCACAGGCTTAACCAAATTTACAAAGATGGGAGTATTTAGTGCGTTAAATAATCTCGAAGATATCTCCTTCGATGAAAAGTATGCTCAGATGCTTGGATATACTCACGAGGAAGTAATTCAGTACTTCGATGAGTATATTCAAAAGTATTTACAATTGACAGGTTTGAACAAAGAAGATTTTCTTGAAATGTTCAGGGAGTATTACGATGGATATTCGTTCGATGGGATATGGTACGATGAGGAAGGAAAGGACAGAAGAGTGTATAACCCATTTGCAGTACTTTTATTCTTTAGTAAGATGCGTTTTGCACCATATTGGAGTGAATCAGGAGCACCAAGTTTTGTGTACGAATATCTTAAAAAACATGGTATTTCTAAACAGGAATTGTTAGAAGACAAATTCTCGCAAAGTGATTTCTCAGCGTTTGAGATAGAAGATAATCCACCGAGTATGTTCCTCGCACAAGCAGGGTATTTATCGCTCAAATTAATCACAGATAGAACTGATCCAGAACCCATATACGAATTGTACATACCGAATACGGATGTAAGGAAAGGACTGGAAAAGTTCATTTTATCGATTCAGAACAACATAGAGCTAACAGAAGTAATGAGAAGTTCGAACGAATTGTTCAAAGCGATAAAGTACAAAGACATAGAAAAGATGATAGGAGTGCTGAATACCATATATGCGAAAGTAAGTTCGAGGGCAAGAAAGCAAATCGAAAAAAGTGGGAAAGAAGACAAACTAACGCACCTTGAGGCGTTTTATCAAAGCATCATGGTGAGTTTATTCGAATCGACGGGAGTAAGTGTGGTAAGTGAAGAAGAGAGTGCTGGTGGAAGAGCAGATGTTGTTGTAAAGCTGAATGGTTTGGTGTACATAATTGAGCTAAAGGTTGATAAATCGGCCAAAGAAGCGCTTCAACAGATAAAGGAAAGAGGATACTACGAACCTTACAAAGGAAAGGAAGTATACTTAATCGGGATAAACGTGTCAAGTGAGACAGGTTTAATATGTGATTGGATTTACGAAAAATTTTGA
- a CDS encoding glycosyltransferase family 2 protein, with amino-acid sequence MKGPSISVIIPMYNVERFIGATLKSILRQNRDDIEIIVVNDGSKDGSRAVAEGILKNSNVRWTIIDQPNGGVSVARNTGLQHANGRFIKFVDGDDLLFDGALDILEREMVRTGADVVFGNYVLRTLKGKTIFEQPHMGKLKEGYQDRFSFIIDFLKFKPFVHLGCMLIRRDVIESSSLRFTRGIKIAEDVEFAAKLFYHSNSIYYVDKFVYDWIRRPQSATKARSSVMFQHVAVMRRLINYFRSLGEFELASVIEEEILPIAFAQVVGILAYNRLDYQTWVRLVEHPVIKGYLSKLSVKYLDLSKSHFHRQMIVAREVLRLSPTLLYLLLRGVRKYHEIFGG; translated from the coding sequence ATGAAAGGTCCGAGTATATCGGTCATCATTCCCATGTACAACGTAGAACGGTTCATTGGTGCAACTCTGAAGAGTATTTTGAGGCAGAATCGAGATGATATAGAGATTATCGTGGTGAACGATGGCTCGAAAGATGGCAGTCGCGCGGTGGCTGAAGGTATTTTGAAGAATTCTAATGTGCGTTGGACTATTATAGATCAACCAAACGGCGGTGTCAGTGTGGCCAGGAATACGGGATTACAGCATGCAAATGGCCGGTTTATAAAATTCGTTGATGGTGATGATCTACTTTTTGACGGTGCGCTGGATATTCTTGAGCGTGAGATGGTTAGAACCGGAGCGGATGTTGTCTTTGGAAATTACGTTCTTAGGACGTTGAAGGGAAAAACAATTTTCGAGCAACCGCATATGGGAAAGTTGAAGGAGGGTTACCAAGATAGGTTCTCGTTTATCATAGACTTTTTGAAATTTAAACCTTTTGTCCACCTTGGGTGTATGCTAATAAGAAGGGATGTTATTGAAAGTTCTTCTCTAAGATTTACGAGAGGTATAAAAATAGCCGAGGATGTTGAATTTGCCGCAAAGCTGTTTTACCACAGCAACTCGATATATTATGTGGATAAGTTTGTGTACGATTGGATTCGGCGTCCACAGTCGGCAACTAAAGCGCGAAGTTCTGTTATGTTTCAACACGTCGCTGTGATGAGAAGGTTGATCAATTACTTCCGAAGCTTAGGGGAATTTGAGCTTGCGAGTGTTATCGAGGAAGAAATTTTGCCGATTGCCTTTGCCCAAGTTGTTGGTATTCTTGCATATAACCGGCTTGACTACCAAACGTGGGTACGCTTGGTGGAACATCCTGTAATCAAAGGTTACTTATCCAAACTTTCGGTCAAGTATCTTGACCTTAGTAAGAGTCATTTCCACCGTCAGATGATCGTTGCACGCGAGGTTCTCAGGTTATCCCCCACACTCCTTTATCTTCTTCTTCGCGGTGTCAGAAAATACCACGAAATCTTCGGTGGTTGA
- a CDS encoding PLP-dependent cysteine synthase family protein, translating into MEFKKYALAKLGQINVGQTPLVYLEKYGVYAKLERYNPTGSVKDRPVYFMLLRAINNGLIRENSVIIEPTSGNTGISVAYFSALLRLKAIIVMPSSVSVERRRLIEAYGAEVVLVDNMSKAVEKALEIANELGGFILNQFENPNNVLAHKVTTGPEILRQMNFQLDAFVAGVGTAGTLVGVSEVLKSFSESIKVFAVQPCSSPVLTGGTPQPHKIQGIGPDFVPQLFNRSLVDEIVCVDDTEALKMTQKLWKEGIFVGISSAANLLAAVYVKEKHSLERVVTVFPDDGSKYISLF; encoded by the coding sequence ATGGAATTCAAAAAATACGCACTCGCAAAACTTGGGCAGATAAATGTTGGACAAACACCTTTGGTTTATCTTGAAAAGTACGGAGTGTACGCTAAGCTTGAAAGATACAACCCTACCGGTAGTGTAAAGGATAGACCGGTTTACTTTATGCTCTTGCGAGCGATAAACAACGGCCTTATAAGGGAAAACTCCGTGATAATAGAACCTACGAGTGGAAATACCGGTATCTCGGTAGCTTATTTTTCCGCCCTTCTGAGACTGAAAGCCATCATCGTCATGCCGAGTAGCGTTTCCGTTGAAAGGCGTCGGTTGATTGAAGCTTACGGTGCCGAGGTAGTGCTCGTTGACAATATGTCAAAAGCCGTGGAAAAGGCCCTCGAGATAGCTAACGAGTTAGGAGGCTTTATTCTCAATCAGTTCGAAAATCCAAATAACGTTCTTGCCCACAAGGTCACAACTGGTCCGGAAATCTTAAGGCAGATGAACTTTCAGTTAGATGCCTTTGTTGCCGGTGTTGGAACTGCCGGTACACTTGTCGGTGTTTCAGAGGTACTTAAATCATTTTCGGAAAGTATCAAGGTTTTCGCGGTTCAACCTTGCTCCTCGCCAGTACTCACAGGTGGAACACCGCAACCTCACAAAATCCAAGGTATTGGACCTGACTTTGTTCCACAATTGTTTAACCGCAGCCTTGTGGACGAGATAGTCTGTGTGGATGATACGGAAGCACTAAAAATGACCCAAAAACTGTGGAAGGAAGGAATATTTGTCGGTATTTCTTCCGCGGCTAATCTTCTTGCAGCAGTTTACGTGAAAGAGAAGCATAGCCTTGAACGTGTTGTAACCGTCTTCCCTGATGATGGCTCAAAGTATATTTCCCTTTTTTAA
- a CDS encoding 5-methylcytosine restriction system specificity protein McrC gives MDVVVFRLSDFSGYSNNNNGEIRKENDKTVVEDKYFYNLEDAEERKLFELLVESVKQFNKNRALALEIPIDENEEPADTNSNEMYQLQEEIHEFPTPSQEMSDPEVLVSKIIDLNLKTGQVYTKNYTCLITCIVEPSPQSAEYIRGRKFDVTLEIRSRFDRAGRNYFLEYILSNSLTPKFFEYFSTPWGTSEIWEWLIVYLFKYYLEKAYRKGVFKKYVEYRYNDPMYKGSADIVEHIKRNIPFTGSIAYKKIELSHDNEITRLILATYDFLKMRYPNAARTILNPKIKAFRAISAIKELVSLNSTRPETIRRVIANASEKISHPYYKEYEDVRRVCLNILRTRGIRIQSEHRADFFALLINISKLWEIFLGSVFVRNFHGEIICESQKEINVFFRDRSLRFLPDFYLEYRGRRVVVDAKYKNNWSKFLDTMDFNLIKNDYLQLVNYIYVTKASAGLIIFPGFTTAVGNYCLNEDVASFKFDNLEPFLYVFKVSIPINEEKRDEWARIFEKNLNNMLISVKNLLTS, from the coding sequence ATGGACGTTGTAGTTTTCAGACTTTCGGATTTCAGCGGTTATTCGAACAATAATAATGGGGAAATAAGAAAGGAAAACGACAAAACCGTTGTTGAAGACAAATACTTCTACAATCTTGAAGATGCTGAGGAGAGAAAACTTTTCGAGCTCTTGGTTGAATCGGTAAAACAGTTCAACAAAAATCGAGCACTCGCACTAGAGATACCCATCGACGAAAACGAAGAGCCTGCCGATACGAATTCAAATGAAATGTACCAGTTACAAGAAGAGATTCATGAATTTCCAACACCCTCACAGGAAATGTCTGATCCTGAGGTCCTGGTTTCGAAAATAATAGACCTAAACCTTAAAACTGGACAAGTATATACAAAAAACTATACTTGTTTGATAACATGCATTGTTGAACCCTCACCACAAAGCGCAGAATACATAAGAGGACGTAAATTCGACGTTACCCTTGAAATAAGATCCCGGTTTGACAGGGCTGGCAGAAATTACTTTCTCGAATACATTCTTTCTAATTCTTTGACCCCGAAATTTTTTGAGTACTTTTCCACACCTTGGGGAACATCGGAAATATGGGAATGGCTGATCGTTTACCTTTTTAAGTACTACCTCGAAAAAGCTTATAGAAAAGGCGTTTTCAAAAAGTACGTTGAATACAGGTATAATGATCCAATGTACAAAGGTTCAGCAGATATAGTTGAGCATATCAAGCGTAACATACCATTTACCGGTAGCATTGCGTACAAAAAAATAGAACTAAGTCATGATAACGAAATCACGCGTTTGATCTTAGCAACTTATGATTTTCTCAAGATGAGGTACCCGAATGCTGCACGGACAATTTTAAATCCAAAAATAAAGGCTTTTCGTGCAATTTCTGCAATCAAGGAATTAGTCAGTCTGAATAGTACTAGACCCGAAACTATTCGTCGAGTAATCGCGAATGCTTCAGAAAAGATAAGTCACCCTTACTATAAAGAGTATGAGGATGTTAGAAGAGTTTGCTTAAATATTTTGAGGACCAGAGGAATACGGATCCAGTCTGAACACCGCGCAGACTTTTTCGCGTTGCTAATCAACATATCCAAGTTGTGGGAAATTTTCCTCGGTTCCGTTTTCGTTAGAAACTTTCATGGTGAAATTATTTGTGAATCTCAAAAGGAAATCAATGTATTTTTCAGAGACAGAAGTTTGAGATTTTTGCCGGATTTCTATCTTGAATACCGGGGAAGGCGTGTTGTAGTGGATGCAAAATACAAAAACAACTGGAGCAAATTTCTAGACACGATGGATTTTAACTTAATCAAGAATGATTATCTACAGTTGGTTAATTATATATACGTTACAAAAGCATCAGCAGGACTAATAATCTTCCCCGGATTCACGACAGCAGTGGGCAACTATTGCTTGAACGAAGACGTAGCTTCCTTCAAGTTTGATAATTTGGAACCGTTTTTGTACGTTTTCAAGGTGAGCATACCCATAAATGAAGAAAAAAGAGACGAATGGGCAAGAATTTTCGAGAAAAATTTGAACAACATGTTGATAAGTGTGAAGAACTTGTTGACTAGCTAA
- the epsC gene encoding serine O-acetyltransferase EpsC yields MRILLKNLHLLLKELASLKNALKKDRQMLKRLDPSFEKDYQFLFHAGYQSLKLYRFSHAFYVSGFKFLAYLLYHINRILHAVDIHPAAVIEPGVVIDHGIGIVIGSTAYVGEGTIIYHGVTLGARKITSGKRHPTIGRNVILGAGAKVLGPIRVGDGARIGANAVVIEDVPPYATVVGIPAKVRKNSDPQIEAVKNLASVCQN; encoded by the coding sequence GTGCGTATTTTACTGAAAAACCTTCACTTACTTCTTAAAGAACTCGCAAGCCTAAAAAACGCTCTTAAGAAAGATCGTCAGATGCTAAAACGACTTGATCCATCTTTCGAGAAAGATTATCAATTTCTTTTCCACGCTGGTTATCAAAGCTTAAAGCTCTACAGGTTTTCCCACGCATTCTATGTTTCCGGTTTCAAGTTTTTGGCCTACCTATTATACCACATCAACAGAATCTTGCACGCGGTTGACATTCATCCGGCAGCGGTGATAGAACCGGGCGTTGTTATTGACCATGGTATAGGCATAGTTATCGGTTCAACAGCCTACGTAGGAGAGGGAACGATTATCTATCACGGTGTTACCTTGGGAGCAAGAAAAATCACGTCCGGTAAACGTCATCCAACGATAGGGCGTAACGTTATCTTGGGTGCCGGTGCTAAGGTGCTTGGACCCATCAGAGTTGGAGACGGGGCGCGAATTGGTGCAAACGCGGTGGTTATAGAGGATGTTCCCCCATACGCGACGGTAGTTGGTATACCGGCCAAGGTGCGAAAGAATTCTGACCCACAAATCGAAGCTGTGAAGAATCTTGCCAGTGTTTGTCAAAACTGA
- a CDS encoding cold shock domain-containing protein has product MKGTVKWFDSKKGYGFITKEDGEDIFVHFSAIQMDGFRTLKEGDRVEFEVQKGQKGPQAANVRLVK; this is encoded by the coding sequence ATGAAAGGTACAGTTAAGTGGTTCGATTCAAAGAAAGGCTACGGTTTTATCACGAAGGAAGACGGAGAAGACATCTTCGTTCACTTCAGCGCCATTCAAATGGATGGTTTTAGGACTCTCAAAGAAGGCGACCGTGTAGAGTTCGAGGTTCAAAAGGGACAAAAAGGTCCTCAGGCAGCGAACGTCAGGTTGGTTAAGTAA